The DNA sequence CGACACCGGTTCGGGCGTAGTCCTCGGCGACATCAAGACTCAGACCACCTGACGACTCGAGTTTGGTCTTCGGCGACCGCGAGTTCCTGCGCTGCACCGCCATCTGGGTCTGCCACAACGGGAAGTTGTCCAGCAGAACAAGCTCCGCCTCCAGGCCCAGCGCTTCGTCGAGCTGTTCGAGCGAGTCCACCTCGACCTCACACGGCAGGTCCGGCGACGCGGCACGCACCGCCTGCAGGGCGGCCGTGACAGAACCCGCCGCGGCCACGTGGTTGTCCTTGATCAGGGCAGCGTCGCCCAAGCCCATCCGGTGGTTCTCTCCCCCGCCACACCGCACCGCGTATTTCTGGAGTGATCGCATGCCGGGCAGCGTCTTTCGGGAATCACGGACCTTGGCGCCGGTCCCTTCGAGTTCGGCGACCCACTGCGCGGTGGCGGTGGCGATCCCCGACAGATGACACAGGAGGTTCAACGCAGTGCGTTCGGCGACAAGCAGTCCGCCGACCGGGCCCCGCAACGTCGCGACGACCGTGCCCGGTTCGACCACCGCGCCGTCATCGAGGCGGTCGAGCACCTCGTATGCGCCGGAGCCGATCACCGCATCGAACACCTGTAGTGCAACGTCGAGGCCGGCGAGAACACCGGATTGCCGGCTCCCGAGGGCCACGGTCGCAACTGCTCCCTCGGGAACCGTTGCGGCCGTGGTGACGTCGGGTCCGTAGCGCAGATCCTCGTCCAGTGCGGTCGCGATCAGTGCGGCGACCTCAGCGGTGCCGGCGGGGTTGCCCGCCGTCACTCCCCCGACCCCGGATTGCCGATCTCGATCATCCGCTGCACGCTCAGCCGGGCGCGCTCCGCGGTGGCTGCGTCGACGTGCACCTCGTCCTTGCCCTCGGTGAGGCAACGCAGCAGCGCGGCCGGGGTGATCATCTTCATGTACGGGCATGACGCGCGGTCGTTGACTGCCTGGAAGTCGACGTCGGGAGCGGCCTTGCGCAGCTGGTGCAGCATACCGACCTCGGTGGCCACCAGCACCTGTGTTGCGCCGGTGGCGCGAGCGGCGTCGAGCATCCCACCGGTAGAGAGGATCTTGACCTTGTCTTCCGGCACGAAGCCCTCGCCCGCGAGGTAGAGAGCCGAAGTGGCGCAACCACATTCGGGGTGCACGTACAACTCGGCGTCCGGGTGGGTCCGGGACTTCTCCGTCAGCTCATCACCGTTGATACCGGCGTGCACGTGGCACTCGCCGGCCCAGATCTGCATGTTCTTCCGGCCGGTCACCCGCTTGACGTGGGCTCCCAGGAACTGGTCGGGGAGGAAGAGCACCTCACGGTCGGGGTCGATGGAGTTGACCACATCGACGGCGTTCGACGACGTGCAGCAGATGTCGGTGAGACCCTTCACCTCTGCCGTCGTGTTGACGTAAGAGACGACCACCGCATCCGGGTAGTCAGCCTTCCAGGCTCGCAGGTCCTCGGCGGTAATCGAGTCCGCGAGCGAACATCCGGCCCGCTCGTCCGGGATGAGCACCCGCTTGTCGGGGCTGAGGATCTTGGCCGTCTCCGCCATGAAGTGCACGCCGCAGAAGATAATCTCGTCGGTCTCGGCCTCGGCCGCGATGCGCGACAGCGCGAGGGAGTCGCCCACGTGGTCGGCGACGTCCTGGATGGCAGGCAACTGATAGTTGTGGGCCAGCAAGGTCGCGTTGCGTGCCTTGGCCAGGCGCTTGATCTCGGCGAACCATTCGGGCGTGGGGTCGACTCCGGTGTAGAGAGGTGCGGTAGAGCCGATCGGGAGTTCCGTGGTGGTCATGTCCAACCACCTCCTGTTCGTGGCGCCGACCTACGGTGGCCGGCCTGGGATACTGGGCTGGGGTTTTCGACTGCAGATCGAAAACCTCGACCCGATCGTAGCACTCGCCCGCCACGGGCCACCGAAAGGCCGCATCCACGACCCCCTCGACATGGTCAAACAGGGCACCGGAGACCCACTACACTCGCAGCTATGCCTGCGCCGAGCGTCTTCCATGAAGTGCTCTGCGCCGTGTTCCAGGTGCGCGAATCGGGTGACTCCGACGCTCCCCAACTCTCGGTCTTGCTGTGGCAGCGGGCGTTCGACCCGCAGGCCGGATCGTGGTCGCTGCCCGGCGGCGGCCTTCGCGCCGACGAAGACCTCAAGACCTCGGCGCTTCGGCAGTTGGCCGAGAAGGTCGACGTGCGCGAAGTCGCCCACCTCGAGCAACTGTCCGTGTTCTCCGACCCCAAACGGATGCCCGGACCGCGCGTCATCGCGTCCTCATATCTCGGTATGGTGCCGTCCGACTCACAGCCGAATCTGCCACCCGACACCCGGTGGCACCCGGTCTCGCAACTACCGGAGATCAGTTTTGACCACAGCCAGATCGTCGAACGGGCACGATCGAGACTGGCTGCGAAGTTGTCGTACACCAACATCGCGTTTGCACTTGCGCCCGCCGAGTTCTCGATGTCGGCACTGAGCGACATCTACTGCGCCGCGCTCGGCTACCCGGTGGACTCGACCAATCTGCTGCGCATCTTGTCCCGCCGCGGCGTGATCACCGCAACCGGAACAGTCGGGCGGACCGGCCCATCGGGTGGGCGGCCACCGGCGCTCTACCGTTTTGCCGACAAACAACTGCGCATCACCGACGAGTTCGCGACGCTTCGCCCGCCGCCCTGACCCGCCGGCCCTAAACCCGCCGTGGAGGCGCTACCCGGTCCGCGTGTGTTCGGCCAGTTTTGTCAGGAGAACTGCGAGGGAAGCGACCTCGTCGTCGCTGAGCGCGTCGAAAGGTACGGGCGCCGGATCCTCGACCGCTCGTGCCGCATCCAGCATCTCGCGTCCCGCCTCGGTCAGCGACACCAACTTGGTGCGCCGGTTGGCCGGGTCCGTTCGACGATCCACCAGCCCCCGCTGCTCCAGCTCTGTCACGGCCACCGTGGCGGCAGGTGCATCCACCGTGGCCGCCGACGCCAGCTGCTTCATGGTGAGCGGACCCCCGTCGAGCCGGCTCAGCATTCGGAATCGACTAAATGGCAACCCCGTTTGGTCGATCACCGCGCGGCGCCACGTCTCGCGGTTGCTGTGCACCAACGACGTCATCGTGCGCCACACCTCGTCACGCAGATCCCCCATCACCGGCTCCTGCCGCCGGTGGGGGTGTGATGCGTCGGCTGGACGATCGGCTTCTCGTCCGACTCGGCGAACAGGTCGGCAACCCGCGACGTCGTGCGCGCCGACGCCTCCGTGGTGGAGAAGATCCCCAATGCCGCGATGGTGAGGGCGAGTCCCACCGTCACCCACCACAGCGGAGCCATCGCGGAGACGGACACCGGCGACTCGGGCCCTGCCGCGATCACCGATCCGGCAATGGTCCCCGACAGCGCCACCCCCACACTGATCCCGAGTTGGCGGCTCGTCGATGCGATCGCCGACGCGGCACCTGCGCGTTCGCGTGGCATACCGCTGACGGCAGCCGTGGTGATCGGGGCGTTCACCGTTCCGAAACCGACCCCGAACATGCCGAAGACGATGAGCATCTGCCAGTTGGGGGTGTTCGGTCCCAACTGGGTGAGCAGGCTCGACGCCAGGGCGAGCATGACACCCGCGAACACCAGGGATGGGCGCGTTCCATAGCGGCCCACCAGACGGCCGGACAACGGCGAGCAGATGGTGGTGCCGATCGCGATCGGCAGGAACATCAGACCTGTCTCGACCGGGGAGTAGCCGCGGATCCCCTGGAGGTAGATCGACATCATGAACAGGAATGCGCCATAGGCGGCGAAGGCGCAGATGCCGGTGACGGTGGCCGCCGAGAACGGGATGCTGCGGAAGAACCGTAGTTCGATGAACGGGTCGGTCCGGCGCAGTTCGTAGGCGCAGAAACCGCCGAATGCGACGATCGCCACCACAAAGATCCCGATCGTCCGCCAATCGGTCCAGCCCATGCCGGGGCCCTCGATCAACCCGATGACAACACCAGCCATGAACGTGATCGCCAGGCCTTGTCCGATGGGGTCGAGTCCGCGAACGCGTTGCGACTTCGATTCGGGCACAACAACAATGGTGGCGATGACCGCGATCAGGCAGATCGGGAGGTTGATCAGGAACACCGACTGCCAACTGAACAGATCGATGAGCACGCCGCCCACGATCGGTCCGAGCGCCATCGAGACCCCGACCACCGCACCCCAGACGCCGACCGCCCGAGCACGTTCGACCCGGCCGGAGAACGTCTGGGTGATGATGGACATGGCCACCGGGTTGAGCATCGAACCGCCCACCCCTTGGAGGAATCTGGCGGCGATGAGGACCTCGACGCTGGGTGCCAGGCTGCACAGAAGCGAGCCCAGAGCGAACATCGTCAGGCCGATCTGGAACACCCGCCGCCGCCCGAATCGGTCCGCGGTGGTTCCGGCGAGCATCAGCAAACTGGCCAACACCAGGGTGTAGACATCGATCACCCACTGCAATTCGGTGGGCGTGGCTTCGAAGTCACTCCTGATCGACGGGATCGCGACGTTGACGATGGTCGCGTCCATCGAGACGATCAGCAGGCTGAGACAGCAGGTCGCGAGAATCGCCACCTTGCGATTGCGGCTGAGAACCTCAACTGGTTTGGTCACGAAACTATTGTGAAACTACAACTGTTTCCGCGCAAGTGCCTGTGCAGCACGTCACTCTCGGTGCGATGCACTCGCTGCGACGGGAGCATCCTCGTCGTTCGCCGACTCACGAGGTTCGCCGCGTTCGAGGGCGACCAGCAAGATGGTGGTGACCAGCGCGGTCAGAGGCGCGATCACCAGCAGGGCCCACGAGAATCCGACCCCGCCGGAGATGTCGAGCTGGGCGCCGACGATGCGCAGGCTGGGCGGCTGGGTGAACTCCTGCCCTACCGCCACCCCATCTCGACCCGAAAAGCGCAGACGCGCAATGGCATCGCCCACCCATACCGCCCCGACACCGGCCGTGATCGTCGACAGGGTCAACACCACCACGCCCAACGGACCACGGAGCAGCGGAGATACCCAGAGCACCACGGCAAGCACCACACCGGCGGCCAGTGCCACACAGAAGAAGATCGCCAGGGCGGAGAACTCGGTGCCGGCGTCGCCGGTGGCCACCGCCCTGCCCGATTCGATCACCCGACCGTCGATGCCCGGGGTGAGCAGTCCCCAGATCACGCCCCATGCGATAGCGACCAACACAATCCCCGCCACGACCACAGCGGCCGCCGATGCAGAAGGCGACAACGCCCGGCGCGAACCGGTCAACGCTGTGCCAGCTCCACCGAGTCGACCGTGCCGTGTCGTGAGCAGCGCGCCGACCATCCGTCAGGACGGACCTGAACGACCATCCGGCGCCCACACTGGCCGCAATATCGTGGCGGTTCCAGGCCCAACTGCGCGGCCTTGGGCACCGAGTCCGGGTGCTCGACCTCCAACCGCACGCCGGTGTACACCCCGAAGGTGAGAGGCGCGGCCAGCGGCGCGGGGATGTCGGTCATCGTCGGAGCGTTTCTTGAGGTGCGAACTGTCAGATCGAGTCGTTGAGGGCCTTGATCGGCATCTGGAGCTCTTCGAGCAGATCCAGATCGGTCTCGGCCGGACGGCCGAGGGTGGTGAGGTAGTTACCGACGATGACCGCGTTGATCCCGCCGAGGATGCCCTGCTTGGCGCCGAGGTCACCGAGGGTGATCTCGCGGCCACCGGCGAACCGCAGGATGGTGCGCGGCAGCGCCAGG is a window from the Williamsia sp. DF01-3 genome containing:
- the nadC gene encoding carboxylating nicotinate-nucleotide diphosphorylase → MTAGNPAGTAEVAALIATALDEDLRYGPDVTTAATVPEGAVATVALGSRQSGVLAGLDVALQVFDAVIGSGAYEVLDRLDDGAVVEPGTVVATLRGPVGGLLVAERTALNLLCHLSGIATATAQWVAELEGTGAKVRDSRKTLPGMRSLQKYAVRCGGGENHRMGLGDAALIKDNHVAAAGSVTAALQAVRAASPDLPCEVEVDSLEQLDEALGLEAELVLLDNFPLWQTQMAVQRRNSRSPKTKLESSGGLSLDVAEDYARTGVDYLAVGALTHSVIALDLGFDWVGD
- the nadA gene encoding quinolinate synthase NadA, which produces MTTTELPIGSTAPLYTGVDPTPEWFAEIKRLAKARNATLLAHNYQLPAIQDVADHVGDSLALSRIAAEAETDEIIFCGVHFMAETAKILSPDKRVLIPDERAGCSLADSITAEDLRAWKADYPDAVVVSYVNTTAEVKGLTDICCTSSNAVDVVNSIDPDREVLFLPDQFLGAHVKRVTGRKNMQIWAGECHVHAGINGDELTEKSRTHPDAELYVHPECGCATSALYLAGEGFVPEDKVKILSTGGMLDAARATGATQVLVATEVGMLHQLRKAAPDVDFQAVNDRASCPYMKMITPAALLRCLTEGKDEVHVDAATAERARLSVQRMIEIGNPGSGE
- a CDS encoding NUDIX domain-containing protein; the protein is MPAPSVFHEVLCAVFQVRESGDSDAPQLSVLLWQRAFDPQAGSWSLPGGGLRADEDLKTSALRQLAEKVDVREVAHLEQLSVFSDPKRMPGPRVIASSYLGMVPSDSQPNLPPDTRWHPVSQLPEISFDHSQIVERARSRLAAKLSYTNIAFALAPAEFSMSALSDIYCAALGYPVDSTNLLRILSRRGVITATGTVGRTGPSGGRPPALYRFADKQLRITDEFATLRPPP
- a CDS encoding MarR family winged helix-turn-helix transcriptional regulator, producing MGDLRDEVWRTMTSLVHSNRETWRRAVIDQTGLPFSRFRMLSRLDGGPLTMKQLASAATVDAPAATVAVTELEQRGLVDRRTDPANRRTKLVSLTEAGREMLDAARAVEDPAPVPFDALSDDEVASLAVLLTKLAEHTRTG
- a CDS encoding MFS transporter, with amino-acid sequence MTKPVEVLSRNRKVAILATCCLSLLIVSMDATIVNVAIPSIRSDFEATPTELQWVIDVYTLVLASLLMLAGTTADRFGRRRVFQIGLTMFALGSLLCSLAPSVEVLIAARFLQGVGGSMLNPVAMSIITQTFSGRVERARAVGVWGAVVGVSMALGPIVGGVLIDLFSWQSVFLINLPICLIAVIATIVVVPESKSQRVRGLDPIGQGLAITFMAGVVIGLIEGPGMGWTDWRTIGIFVVAIVAFGGFCAYELRRTDPFIELRFFRSIPFSAATVTGICAFAAYGAFLFMMSIYLQGIRGYSPVETGLMFLPIAIGTTICSPLSGRLVGRYGTRPSLVFAGVMLALASSLLTQLGPNTPNWQMLIVFGMFGVGFGTVNAPITTAAVSGMPRERAGAASAIASTSRQLGISVGVALSGTIAGSVIAAGPESPVSVSAMAPLWWVTVGLALTIAALGIFSTTEASARTTSRVADLFAESDEKPIVQPTHHTPTGGRSR
- a CDS encoding DUF2567 domain-containing protein: MTGSRRALSPSASAAAVVVAGIVLVAIAWGVIWGLLTPGIDGRVIESGRAVATGDAGTEFSALAIFFCVALAAGVVLAVVLWVSPLLRGPLGVVVLTLSTITAGVGAVWVGDAIARLRFSGRDGVAVGQEFTQPPSLRIVGAQLDISGGVGFSWALLVIAPLTALVTTILLVALERGEPRESANDEDAPVAASASHRE